A window of the Streptomyces sp. JB150 genome harbors these coding sequences:
- a CDS encoding catalase — translation MTQGPLTTEAGAPVADNQNSETAGVGGPVLVQDQLLLEKLAHFNRERIPERVVHARGAGAYGTFTVTADVTRYTRAKFLSEVGKQTEVFLRFSTVAGNLGAADAVRDPRGFAVKFYTEEGNYDLVGNNTPVFFIRDAIKFPDFIHTQKRDPYTGSQEADNVWDFWSLSPESTHQVTWLFGDRGIPASYRHMDGFGSHTFQWNNEAGEVFWVKYHFKTDQGIKNLTQEEANRLAGEDPDSHQRDLREAIERGEFPSWTVGVQIMPAAEAATYRFNPFDLTKVWPHADYPVIEIGKLELNRNPRNIFAEVEQSIFSPAHFVPGIGPSPDKMLQGRLFAYGDAHRYRVGINADHLPVNRPHATVAHTNSRDGFLYDGRHGGAKNYEPNSFGGPQQTGRPLWQPFDTFAGGTGNHPTPRHAEDDDFVQAGNLYRLMSADEQERLIGNLAGFIAKVSREDIIERAIGNFRNADADFGKRLEAAVQALRG, via the coding sequence GTGACTCAGGGACCGCTCACCACCGAGGCCGGTGCTCCGGTAGCCGACAACCAGAACAGCGAGACGGCGGGCGTCGGTGGCCCGGTGCTCGTCCAGGACCAGCTCCTGCTCGAGAAGCTGGCCCACTTCAACCGTGAGCGCATCCCGGAGCGTGTCGTGCACGCCCGCGGCGCCGGTGCCTACGGCACCTTCACGGTGACCGCCGACGTCACCAGGTACACGCGGGCCAAGTTCCTCTCCGAGGTCGGCAAGCAGACCGAGGTCTTCCTGCGGTTCTCCACCGTGGCCGGCAACCTCGGTGCCGCGGACGCCGTCCGCGACCCGCGCGGTTTCGCGGTGAAGTTCTACACCGAGGAGGGCAACTACGACCTCGTCGGCAACAACACCCCGGTGTTCTTCATCCGGGACGCAATCAAGTTCCCGGACTTCATCCACACCCAGAAGCGCGACCCGTACACGGGCTCGCAGGAGGCGGACAACGTCTGGGACTTCTGGAGCCTGAGCCCGGAGTCCACGCACCAGGTGACCTGGCTGTTCGGCGACCGCGGCATCCCCGCCTCGTACCGCCACATGGACGGCTTCGGCTCGCACACCTTCCAGTGGAACAACGAGGCCGGCGAGGTCTTCTGGGTCAAGTACCACTTCAAGACCGACCAGGGGATCAAGAACCTCACCCAGGAGGAGGCCAACCGGCTCGCCGGTGAGGACCCCGACTCCCACCAGCGCGACCTGCGCGAGGCCATCGAGCGCGGCGAGTTCCCGAGCTGGACCGTGGGTGTGCAGATCATGCCGGCGGCCGAGGCGGCGACGTACCGCTTCAACCCGTTCGACCTGACCAAGGTGTGGCCGCACGCGGACTACCCGGTCATCGAGATCGGCAAGCTGGAGCTGAACCGCAACCCACGGAACATCTTCGCCGAGGTCGAGCAGTCGATCTTCTCGCCCGCGCACTTCGTGCCCGGCATCGGCCCCTCGCCGGACAAGATGCTCCAGGGCCGGCTGTTCGCCTACGGCGACGCGCACCGCTACCGCGTCGGCATCAACGCCGACCACCTGCCGGTGAACCGCCCGCACGCGACGGTCGCCCACACCAACTCCCGTGACGGCTTCCTCTACGACGGCCGGCACGGCGGCGCCAAGAACTACGAGCCGAACAGCTTCGGCGGTCCGCAGCAGACCGGCCGGCCGCTGTGGCAGCCGTTCGACACGTTCGCCGGCGGCACCGGCAACCACCCGACGCCGCGCCACGCCGAGGACGACGACTTCGTCCAGGCGGGCAACCTCTACCGGCTGATGAGCGCGGACGAGCAGGAGCGGCTGATCGGCAACCTGGCGGGCTTCATCGCCAAGGTCTCGCGCGAGGACATCATCGAGCGCGCGATCGGCAACTTCCGCAACGCGGACGCCGACTTCG
- a CDS encoding Fur family transcriptional regulator, with translation MSDLLDRLRGRGWRMTAQRRVVAEVLDGEHVHLTADEVHARAVTKLPEISRATVYNTLGELVSLGEVIEVTTDKRAKRYDPNAHRPHHHLVCAQCGSIRDVHPTGNPLADLPDSERFGFTVSDVEVTYRGICPNCASA, from the coding sequence ATGAGCGACCTTCTTGATCGACTGCGCGGACGCGGATGGCGGATGACCGCGCAGCGGCGCGTTGTGGCCGAGGTCCTCGACGGCGAGCACGTTCACCTCACGGCCGACGAGGTCCACGCCCGAGCCGTCACGAAGCTGCCCGAGATCTCCCGGGCGACCGTCTACAACACCCTCGGCGAGCTGGTCTCCCTGGGGGAGGTCATCGAGGTCACCACCGACAAGCGGGCCAAGCGGTACGACCCGAACGCGCACCGGCCGCACCACCACCTGGTGTGCGCCCAGTGCGGCTCGATCCGCGACGTCCACCCGACCGGCAACCCGCTGGCCGACCTCCCCGACTCCGAGCGCTTCGGCTTCACGGTCTCGGACGTCGAGGTCACCTACCGCGGCATCTGCCCGAACTGCGCGTCGGCGTAG